One region of Desulfovibrio sp. JC022 genomic DNA includes:
- a CDS encoding bacteriohemerythrin, translating to MPILEWSEDLSVGVRVIDTEHMQLINMINKAYDSVKNMEEEKVLKELVKDMYDYALSHFSTEDRLMEKHGYPALEGHGKMHHDFTMKAEALNLLVTSGNPVEPVKVFKYLADWLTDHILKTDKELGKFLNEKGVE from the coding sequence ATGCCGATTTTGGAATGGAGTGAGGATCTGTCTGTTGGCGTTCGGGTCATTGATACTGAGCATATGCAGCTTATCAACATGATTAACAAGGCTTACGACTCGGTAAAAAATATGGAAGAGGAGAAGGTTCTCAAAGAGCTGGTAAAGGATATGTACGACTATGCGCTAAGCCACTTTTCCACTGAAGACAGGTTGATGGAGAAACATGGGTATCCTGCTTTAGAGGGACATGGAAAAATGCATCATGACTTTACCATGAAGGCTGAAGCTCTCAATCTGCTGGTAACATCCGGGAACCCTGTTGAGCCGGTCAAGGTGTTCAAATATCTTGCCGACTGGCTGACTGACCATATTTTGAAAACAGATAAGGAATTAGGAAAGTTTTTGAATGAGAAAGGTGTAGAATAG